A part of Bacillus horti genomic DNA contains:
- a CDS encoding response regulator transcription factor — protein sequence MENIHVLIVDDHEMVRMGLATFLQTEPDLVIVGQAKNGLEAIELAKQHQPHVILMDLVMDGLDGVGATKEIMSHPIEDGSLPKIIVLTSFINDEKVFPAIEAGAFSYLLKTSPAGTIAEAIRKAFKGEPMIDSQVASMMMNRLQRPGTKANQLHTALTNRELEVLALLGEGKSNKEIGELLYIGIKTVKTHVSNILLKLEVEDRTQAAIYAVKEGLTKPS from the coding sequence ATGGAGAATATTCACGTTTTAATCGTCGATGATCATGAAATGGTACGCATGGGTTTAGCTACTTTTCTACAAACAGAGCCTGATCTAGTTATTGTTGGCCAAGCGAAAAATGGGCTGGAGGCTATTGAGCTAGCTAAGCAGCATCAGCCTCATGTCATCCTCATGGACTTAGTCATGGATGGATTGGACGGTGTTGGAGCAACAAAGGAAATCATGAGTCATCCAATAGAGGATGGAAGTTTACCTAAAATCATTGTGCTTACTAGCTTTATTAATGATGAAAAGGTGTTTCCTGCTATCGAAGCCGGGGCGTTTAGTTATCTGCTGAAAACATCACCCGCAGGGACAATTGCCGAAGCCATACGAAAAGCGTTTAAGGGAGAGCCGATGATTGATTCTCAAGTAGCTAGTATGATGATGAATCGGCTACAACGTCCTGGAACTAAAGCAAATCAACTACATACAGCTCTAACCAATAGGGAGCTAGAGGTGCTTGCTCTTTTAGGAGAAGGAAAAAGCAACAAAGAAATCGGCGAGCTTTTATATATTGGGATCAAGACGGTGAAAACTCACGTCAGTAACATTCTCTTGAAGCTTGAAGTTGAGGATCGCACACAGGCAGCTATTTATGCCGTTAAGGAAGGCTTGACGAAGCCTAGCTAG
- a CDS encoding HAMP domain-containing sensor histidine kinase, whose product MIRRFLQNQFKLVNLQWHIFLEILKSTLSSVAGLIILLLLTSMIITELSPWQPILESSFLPPFYSKEYFTLLFFIAACGIISALFFTAFFGFPFGRSLKKRLQGIAGAIEAISKGKLDYRLDLEGEDELAQISEKYNHMADRIEGQVLALQKLANENAELLQQSQAAASLEERRKLARELHDAVSQQLFAASMNLSALPRLMTQNPEQAQTLMGQIEKIVNQAQQELRALILHLRPVTLDGQTLIDGLDQLLTEIQGKYSELQLKWDIQLEIKLESGIEDHLFRVIQEALSNMLRHAKATRIELRLWHKGERILLFMEDNGVGFDQNTKKKSSYGLATMHERIMDIGGHIDILSYPSKGTRIDIRIPIKSRKGEE is encoded by the coding sequence ATGATTCGACGTTTTTTACAGAATCAATTTAAGCTGGTTAATTTACAATGGCATATTTTTTTAGAGATTTTGAAGAGTACGCTTAGTAGTGTAGCAGGATTAATCATCTTGCTTCTTTTGACTTCTATGATAATTACTGAGCTTTCCCCTTGGCAGCCTATTTTGGAGTCCTCCTTCTTACCTCCTTTTTATTCAAAGGAGTATTTTACTCTCCTTTTCTTCATTGCGGCTTGTGGAATCATTTCAGCCTTGTTTTTTACTGCTTTTTTTGGCTTCCCCTTTGGTCGCAGCTTAAAAAAAAGACTTCAAGGTATCGCTGGAGCCATAGAGGCCATTAGTAAAGGAAAGCTTGATTACAGACTGGATTTAGAGGGTGAGGATGAATTAGCCCAAATCAGTGAGAAATATAATCATATGGCTGACCGTATTGAAGGTCAGGTGCTTGCTCTGCAAAAGCTTGCTAACGAAAATGCCGAATTGCTACAGCAATCCCAAGCAGCCGCTTCTTTAGAAGAACGTAGAAAGCTGGCCAGAGAGCTTCATGATGCGGTCAGTCAGCAATTATTTGCCGCTTCTATGAATTTATCGGCATTGCCTAGATTGATGACACAGAACCCTGAGCAGGCTCAAACCTTAATGGGTCAAATCGAAAAGATTGTCAATCAAGCTCAGCAGGAGTTGCGAGCGCTAATCCTTCACCTGCGTCCTGTAACCCTTGACGGGCAGACACTCATAGATGGTTTAGATCAGCTCCTGACAGAAATTCAAGGAAAGTACTCCGAGCTACAGCTCAAATGGGATATTCAGCTCGAGATTAAACTAGAAAGTGGGATTGAGGACCATTTATTTCGTGTCATTCAAGAGGCTCTTTCTAATATGCTCCGACATGCCAAGGCAACTCGTATTGAGCTAAGATTGTGGCACAAAGGGGAACGTATACTATTATTTATGGAGGATAATGGTGTTGGCTTTGATCAAAATACGAAGAAAAAGAGCTCCTACGGTCTGGCCACCATGCATGAGCGAATTATGGATATAGGAGGGCATATTGATATCCTATCATATCCTAGTAAAGGAACTCGCATTGATATACGAATCCCGATTAAGTCGAGGAAAGGAGAGGAATAG
- the liaF gene encoding cell wall-active antibiotics response protein LiaF, translating into MARYLWGLLLLLLGGAFLLSNIGLLDIEFNIGWILATFWPAILIIWGVSELINALNRLVTNNRSVSGSVFTGLLLTFLGLIFLGNNLDWFSISFRDIWTYAWPLLIIYIGFKLILNNRFHQRRVRKWKNDKHLDMKTQDFPVRRKMMVGDMKIGRGSWNLEDMTVWLGAGDVDIDLTKAIIPAGETIIDISGFVGEISVLIPENLSVHVDAKVRVGEVDVLGDSANGTGRSAFYQSEDYNEAIKKVYIVATLSAGEIDIRRAD; encoded by the coding sequence ATGGCTAGATATTTATGGGGACTATTACTATTACTACTCGGCGGTGCCTTTTTATTATCGAATATAGGTCTGCTAGATATAGAGTTTAATATTGGGTGGATCCTTGCTACCTTCTGGCCGGCTATTCTAATTATTTGGGGAGTCAGCGAGCTGATTAACGCACTAAATCGGCTTGTTACAAATAACCGTAGTGTTAGCGGAAGTGTATTTACTGGCTTGCTCTTAACCTTTCTTGGTCTTATATTTCTAGGTAATAACTTAGACTGGTTTTCTATCAGCTTTAGAGATATTTGGACGTATGCCTGGCCTTTACTCATTATCTATATAGGGTTTAAATTGATCTTAAATAACCGCTTTCACCAGCGCAGGGTACGAAAATGGAAAAATGATAAACATCTTGATATGAAAACACAGGATTTTCCTGTTCGAAGAAAAATGATGGTTGGGGATATGAAGATTGGACGAGGCTCATGGAATCTAGAAGATATGACCGTGTGGCTTGGTGCAGGAGATGTAGATATTGATCTGACAAAAGCCATTATTCCTGCTGGGGAAACGATCATAGATATCTCTGGTTTTGTAGGAGAGATTAGTGTGTTAATTCCTGAAAATCTTTCCGTACATGTTGATGCTAAAGTTCGTGTAGGTGAGGTTGATGTTTTAGGCGATAGTGCTAACGGGACAGGTCGATCCGCTTTCTATCAAAGTGAGGACTATAATGAAGCTATAAAGAAAGTATACATTGTGGCCACTCTAAGTGCTGGTGAGATTGATATCAGACGGGCTGATTAA
- a CDS encoding ABC transporter permease has product MKTNQQSSNQNMLHAQGAMEFPIQQGGFRRKITEWLILSRIQFSIIREAWVWIFVMACMFPLTTLMFLRFFTVDPTPEMMTRIITGNMLFGLVIMGLNVMSQEISWQKHQGHFTYYSSLPIAKINFIFANLLRGLIMCVPSFVILAFIGQAVYDLQFTFSWGLILVLMLTVSSVVGLGVLIGFWSPNHQLVNMLAQALMMVVGFMSPVLIDISQLPVFLQWLSYIFPTTYAADAMRTVLIEGWSNSVLINTLILLAYTLVSVFLIIKKVDWRVENK; this is encoded by the coding sequence ATGAAAACAAACCAGCAATCTTCAAATCAAAACATGTTGCATGCTCAAGGAGCTATGGAGTTCCCTATACAGCAAGGAGGCTTTAGAAGGAAGATTACAGAATGGCTGATTTTATCCCGCATTCAGTTTTCTATTATACGGGAAGCATGGGTTTGGATTTTCGTTATGGCCTGTATGTTCCCTTTGACAACACTGATGTTTCTTAGATTTTTCACTGTTGATCCTACACCGGAAATGATGACAAGAATTATTACTGGAAATATGCTATTCGGGCTGGTCATTATGGGGCTTAATGTGATGTCCCAGGAAATTTCATGGCAAAAGCATCAAGGACATTTTACGTATTATTCCTCATTACCTATTGCTAAAATTAATTTTATTTTTGCTAATTTACTCCGCGGCTTAATTATGTGTGTTCCATCGTTCGTCATTTTAGCGTTTATAGGTCAGGCGGTCTATGACCTCCAATTCACGTTTAGCTGGGGACTTATTCTTGTCTTAATGCTTACGGTTTCTAGTGTAGTTGGACTTGGAGTATTGATCGGTTTTTGGTCTCCTAATCATCAGCTTGTCAACATGCTTGCTCAGGCATTGATGATGGTTGTTGGCTTCATGAGCCCGGTATTGATTGACATTAGCCAGCTCCCTGTATTTTTGCAATGGTTATCCTATATTTTCCCTACCACCTATGCAGCTGACGCTATGCGTACCGTTTTAATTGAGGGATGGTCCAATAGTGTTTTAATAAATACACTTATCCTTCTAGCTTATACACTAGTATCTGTTTTCTTGATCATTAAGAAAGTAGATTGGCGTGTAGAGAATAAGTGA
- a CDS encoding ABC transporter ATP-binding protein: protein MITYVYELDHVNKEYKKGKVQANKDISFYVQRGEILGLLGPNGAGKSTLIKQMVGHIVPTSGKVFYQGVEVLQQTKKVAQEVAYYSQEPHALTSLKVWEALYFTGRLRGLPKDVALKQSEELLQRFELESLRNKLLKNISGGQKRLIGIGTCLIGYSPVMILDEPTNELDPKKRRLVWDLIKERNQQGATIILVTHNVLEAEQVVDRVAVVNHGQLLAIDHISHLKQRVDQRMRLEVTATSGKSDLLSKELSELGEWTKVGENRIRTLLEKQDASQAIERLGDPALPLEEYSLVPPNLEDVYFHIDDDRIQENAEAV from the coding sequence ATGATTACATACGTGTATGAGCTAGACCACGTTAATAAAGAGTATAAGAAAGGAAAGGTGCAGGCAAACAAGGATATTAGTTTTTATGTACAGCGCGGGGAAATTTTAGGTCTGCTAGGACCGAATGGAGCAGGTAAATCTACATTGATTAAGCAAATGGTAGGACATATTGTTCCCACTTCAGGAAAAGTGTTTTATCAAGGAGTTGAGGTTCTACAGCAAACGAAAAAAGTGGCCCAAGAGGTTGCTTATTACTCTCAAGAGCCACATGCCTTAACTTCATTAAAAGTATGGGAAGCTCTGTATTTTACCGGACGCTTAAGAGGCTTACCGAAGGATGTCGCATTGAAGCAATCAGAAGAGCTATTACAGCGCTTTGAATTGGAGAGCTTGCGAAACAAGCTATTAAAAAACATATCTGGCGGACAGAAGAGATTAATAGGGATAGGAACATGCCTCATTGGCTATTCTCCTGTTATGATTTTAGATGAACCGACCAATGAGCTAGACCCCAAGAAGAGAAGACTTGTTTGGGATTTAATCAAGGAGCGCAATCAACAAGGGGCAACAATTATTCTTGTTACACACAATGTACTAGAGGCTGAGCAGGTCGTCGATCGTGTAGCGGTCGTTAATCACGGACAGCTTTTAGCTATTGATCATATTAGTCATTTAAAGCAACGGGTCGATCAGCGAATGAGATTAGAGGTCACAGCTACCTCTGGAAAAAGCGACTTGTTGTCCAAAGAGCTGAGCGAGCTTGGAGAATGGACCAAGGTAGGAGAAAACCGTATCCGTACTTTGCTAGAAAAGCAAGACGCTAGTCAGGCGATTGAACGACTTGGTGACCCCGCCTTGCCCCTTGAGGAATACTCACTTGTTCCTCCAAACCTAGAGGATGTCTATTTTCATATCGATGATGATCGAATTCAGGAAAATGCGGAGGCCGTGTAG
- a CDS encoding M23 family metallopeptidase, with the protein MKAIQPVLKSIGVGALALTLLTACSTEDENIPIDPDNSESTEQTDPVEGDEGESIVTIDPQEFGEAFTRGDFSEIYAQTSSDFKAAVDEAAFIELSTSYNENVTSFELLSTIPVQGLMEYLWIDQSGTKGIQTYFDADQAIAGLQLTPLSSFPETDEKLSETSFIVPTTETWFTFWGGRNVMVNYHYAVESQRYAYDWSIMQNGSSYAGDPAENESYFAFGKEVVAPAGGTVISVENGIQDNTPQVETNAEQPLGNHVILDHGNGEFSVLAHFKEGSVTVAEGDTVEQGDLLGLCGNSGNSSEPHIHFHVMDDADWMHASSIRVNFEGEIDPKRGDEVPAGKN; encoded by the coding sequence ATGAAAGCCATACAGCCTGTCCTTAAAAGTATAGGAGTAGGGGCACTAGCTCTGACCCTGCTCACAGCTTGTAGTACTGAAGACGAAAACATACCTATTGATCCAGACAATAGTGAATCTACTGAACAAACAGATCCTGTAGAGGGAGACGAAGGAGAGAGTATAGTGACTATTGATCCACAGGAATTTGGAGAAGCCTTTACACGTGGGGACTTTTCCGAAATCTATGCTCAGACAAGCTCTGATTTTAAAGCAGCCGTAGATGAAGCAGCCTTTATAGAGCTTTCAACCTCCTACAATGAGAATGTTACTAGCTTTGAGCTGCTATCGACGATTCCCGTACAAGGATTGATGGAGTACCTGTGGATCGACCAGTCAGGCACTAAGGGAATTCAAACGTACTTTGATGCTGATCAGGCGATTGCTGGCCTTCAGCTCACTCCATTAAGCTCGTTTCCTGAAACGGATGAAAAGCTATCTGAAACAAGCTTTATCGTACCTACTACTGAGACATGGTTCACCTTTTGGGGTGGACGGAACGTTATGGTCAACTACCATTATGCCGTAGAAAGCCAGCGCTATGCGTATGATTGGTCAATTATGCAGAATGGATCAAGCTACGCGGGCGACCCTGCCGAAAATGAAAGCTATTTCGCCTTTGGTAAGGAAGTCGTAGCTCCGGCTGGGGGGACTGTTATTTCTGTGGAAAACGGGATTCAGGATAATACACCACAGGTTGAAACAAATGCAGAACAGCCTCTAGGAAACCATGTCATTTTGGATCATGGGAATGGTGAGTTTAGTGTCCTTGCCCACTTTAAAGAGGGGTCTGTAACTGTAGCTGAGGGGGATACTGTAGAGCAGGGTGATCTGCTCGGTCTTTGCGGAAACTCTGGAAATTCTAGTGAACCTCATATTCATTTTCATGTGATGGATGATGCCGATTGGATGCATGCCTCCTCGATACGGGTTAACTTTGAGGGTGAGATTGATCCTAAACGCGGGGATGAGGTGCCTGCCGGGAAGAACTAA